One part of the Glycine max cultivar Williams 82 chromosome 14, Glycine_max_v4.0, whole genome shotgun sequence genome encodes these proteins:
- the N-24 gene encoding nodulin-24 isoform X5, translating to MGSKMAILILGLLAMLLLISSEVAARNLKEAGEAVQETNEVADAKLVAGEAVQETNEVADTKLVGAGEAVQETNEVADTKLVGAGGVVKQRNKVGYGKLVGVGGYDYGNWNGGQRSPYGTGAICMRGCCFPSSLGGCLSCCPHEWQ from the exons ATGGGTTCAAAGATGGCTATACTGATCCTAGGCCTGTTGGCCATGCTCCTTTTGATCTCCTCAGAAGTGGCAGCCAGGAATTTAAAAGAGG CAGGTGAGGCTGTTCAAGAGACAAATGAAGTGGCTGATGCCAAATTAGTTGCTG GTGAGGCTGTTCAAGAGACAAATGAAGTGGCTGATACCAAATTagttggtg CAGGTGAGGCTGTTCAAGAGACAAATGAAGTGGCTGATACCAAATTagttggtg CAGGTGGGGTTGTTAAACAGAGAAATAAAGTGGGTTATGGCAAATTAGTTGGTGTTGGTGGTTATGATTATGGGAATTGGAATGGTGGCCAACGCTCTCCATATGGAACGGGAGCTATTTGCATGAGAGGCTGTTGTTTTCCATCCTCGTTGGGAGGTTGCCTAAGTTGCTGCCCGCATGAATGGCAGTAA
- the N-24 gene encoding nodulin-24 isoform X45 translates to MGSKMAILILGLLAMLLLISSEVAARNLKEAGEAVQETNEVADAKLVAAGEAVQETNEVADTKLVAGGVVKQRNKVGYGKLVGVGGYDYGNWNGGQRSPYGTGAICMRGCCFPSSLGGCLSCCPHEWQ, encoded by the exons ATGGGTTCAAAGATGGCTATACTGATCCTAGGCCTGTTGGCCATGCTCCTTTTGATCTCCTCAGAAGTGGCAGCCAGGAATTTAAAAGAGG CAGGTGAGGCTGTTCAAGAGACAAATGAAGTGGCTGATGCCAAATTAGTTGCTG CAGGTGAGGCTGTTCAAGAGACAAATGAAGTGGCTGATACCAAATTagttg CAGGTGGGGTTGTTAAACAGAGAAATAAAGTGGGTTATGGCAAATTAGTTGGTGTTGGTGGTTATGATTATGGGAATTGGAATGGTGGCCAACGCTCTCCATATGGAACGGGAGCTATTTGCATGAGAGGCTGTTGTTTTCCATCCTCGTTGGGAGGTTGCCTAAGTTGCTGCCCGCATGAATGGCAGTAA
- the N-24 gene encoding nodulin-24 isoform X36: protein MGSKMAILILGLLAMLLLISSEVAARNLKEAGEAVQETNEVADAKLVAAGEAVQETNEVADTKLVGEAVQETNEVADTKLVGGVVKQRNKVGYGKLVGVGGYDYGNWNGGQRSPYGTGAICMRGCCFPSSLGGCLSCCPHEWQ from the exons ATGGGTTCAAAGATGGCTATACTGATCCTAGGCCTGTTGGCCATGCTCCTTTTGATCTCCTCAGAAGTGGCAGCCAGGAATTTAAAAGAGG CAGGTGAGGCTGTTCAAGAGACAAATGAAGTGGCTGATGCCAAATTAGTTGCTG CAGGTGAGGCTGTTCAAGAGACAAATGAAGTGGCTGATACCAAATTagttg GTGAGGCTGTTCAAGAGACAAATGAAGTGGCTGATACCAAATTagttg GTGGGGTTGTTAAACAGAGAAATAAAGTGGGTTATGGCAAATTAGTTGGTGTTGGTGGTTATGATTATGGGAATTGGAATGGTGGCCAACGCTCTCCATATGGAACGGGAGCTATTTGCATGAGAGGCTGTTGTTTTCCATCCTCGTTGGGAGGTTGCCTAAGTTGCTGCCCGCATGAATGGCAGTAA
- the N-24 gene encoding nodulin-24 isoform X40: MGSKMAILILGLLAMLLLISSEVAARNLKEAGEAVQETNEVADAKLVAGEAVQETNEVADTKLVGEAVQETNEVADTKLVAGGVVKQRNKVGYGKLVGVGGYDYGNWNGGQRSPYGTGAICMRGCCFPSSLGGCLSCCPHEWQ, encoded by the exons ATGGGTTCAAAGATGGCTATACTGATCCTAGGCCTGTTGGCCATGCTCCTTTTGATCTCCTCAGAAGTGGCAGCCAGGAATTTAAAAGAGG CAGGTGAGGCTGTTCAAGAGACAAATGAAGTGGCTGATGCCAAATTAGTTGCTG GTGAGGCTGTTCAAGAGACAAATGAAGTGGCTGATACCAAATTagttg GTGAGGCTGTTCAAGAGACAAATGAAGTGGCTGATACCAAATTagttg CAGGTGGGGTTGTTAAACAGAGAAATAAAGTGGGTTATGGCAAATTAGTTGGTGTTGGTGGTTATGATTATGGGAATTGGAATGGTGGCCAACGCTCTCCATATGGAACGGGAGCTATTTGCATGAGAGGCTGTTGTTTTCCATCCTCGTTGGGAGGTTGCCTAAGTTGCTGCCCGCATGAATGGCAGTAA
- the N-24 gene encoding nodulin-24 isoform X37 translates to MGSKMAILILGLLAMLLLISSEVAARNLKEAGEAVQETNEVADAKLVAGEAVQETNEVADTKLVGEAVQETNEVADTKLVGGGVVKQRNKVGYGKLVGVGGYDYGNWNGGQRSPYGTGAICMRGCCFPSSLGGCLSCCPHEWQ, encoded by the exons ATGGGTTCAAAGATGGCTATACTGATCCTAGGCCTGTTGGCCATGCTCCTTTTGATCTCCTCAGAAGTGGCAGCCAGGAATTTAAAAGAGG CAGGTGAGGCTGTTCAAGAGACAAATGAAGTGGCTGATGCCAAATTAGTTGCTG GTGAGGCTGTTCAAGAGACAAATGAAGTGGCTGATACCAAATTagttg GTGAGGCTGTTCAAGAGACAAATGAAGTGGCTGATACCAAATTagttggtg GTGGGGTTGTTAAACAGAGAAATAAAGTGGGTTATGGCAAATTAGTTGGTGTTGGTGGTTATGATTATGGGAATTGGAATGGTGGCCAACGCTCTCCATATGGAACGGGAGCTATTTGCATGAGAGGCTGTTGTTTTCCATCCTCGTTGGGAGGTTGCCTAAGTTGCTGCCCGCATGAATGGCAGTAA
- the N-24 gene encoding nodulin-24 isoform X7, which translates to MGSKMAILILGLLAMLLLISSEVAARNLKEAGEAVQETNEVADAKLVAAGEAVQETNEVADTKLVAGEAVQETNEVADTKLVGAGGVVKQRNKVGYGKLVGVGGYDYGNWNGGQRSPYGTGAICMRGCCFPSSLGGCLSCCPHEWQ; encoded by the exons ATGGGTTCAAAGATGGCTATACTGATCCTAGGCCTGTTGGCCATGCTCCTTTTGATCTCCTCAGAAGTGGCAGCCAGGAATTTAAAAGAGG CAGGTGAGGCTGTTCAAGAGACAAATGAAGTGGCTGATGCCAAATTAGTTGCTG CAGGTGAGGCTGTTCAAGAGACAAATGAAGTGGCTGATACCAAATTagttg CAGGTGAGGCTGTTCAAGAGACAAATGAAGTGGCTGATACCAAATTagttggtg CAGGTGGGGTTGTTAAACAGAGAAATAAAGTGGGTTATGGCAAATTAGTTGGTGTTGGTGGTTATGATTATGGGAATTGGAATGGTGGCCAACGCTCTCCATATGGAACGGGAGCTATTTGCATGAGAGGCTGTTGTTTTCCATCCTCGTTGGGAGGTTGCCTAAGTTGCTGCCCGCATGAATGGCAGTAA
- the N-24 gene encoding nodulin-24 isoform X4: MGSKMAILILGLLAMLLLISSEVAARNLKEAGEAVQETNEVADAKLVAAGEAVQETNEVADTKLVGAGEAVQETNEVADTKLVGGGVVKQRNKVGYGKLVGVGGYDYGNWNGGQRSPYGTGAICMRGCCFPSSLGGCLSCCPHEWQ; this comes from the exons ATGGGTTCAAAGATGGCTATACTGATCCTAGGCCTGTTGGCCATGCTCCTTTTGATCTCCTCAGAAGTGGCAGCCAGGAATTTAAAAGAGG CAGGTGAGGCTGTTCAAGAGACAAATGAAGTGGCTGATGCCAAATTAGTTGCTG CAGGTGAGGCTGTTCAAGAGACAAATGAAGTGGCTGATACCAAATTagttggtg CAGGTGAGGCTGTTCAAGAGACAAATGAAGTGGCTGATACCAAATTagttggtg GTGGGGTTGTTAAACAGAGAAATAAAGTGGGTTATGGCAAATTAGTTGGTGTTGGTGGTTATGATTATGGGAATTGGAATGGTGGCCAACGCTCTCCATATGGAACGGGAGCTATTTGCATGAGAGGCTGTTGTTTTCCATCCTCGTTGGGAGGTTGCCTAAGTTGCTGCCCGCATGAATGGCAGTAA
- the N-24 gene encoding nodulin-24 isoform X1: MGSKMAILILGLLAMLLLISSEVAARNLKEAGEAVQETNEVADAKLVAAGEAVQETNEVADTKLVGAGEAVQETNEVADTKLVGAGGVVKQRNKVGYGKLVGVGGYDYGNWNGGQRSPYGTGAICMRGCCFPSSLGGCLSCCPHEWQ, from the exons ATGGGTTCAAAGATGGCTATACTGATCCTAGGCCTGTTGGCCATGCTCCTTTTGATCTCCTCAGAAGTGGCAGCCAGGAATTTAAAAGAGG CAGGTGAGGCTGTTCAAGAGACAAATGAAGTGGCTGATGCCAAATTAGTTGCTG CAGGTGAGGCTGTTCAAGAGACAAATGAAGTGGCTGATACCAAATTagttggtg CAGGTGAGGCTGTTCAAGAGACAAATGAAGTGGCTGATACCAAATTagttggtg CAGGTGGGGTTGTTAAACAGAGAAATAAAGTGGGTTATGGCAAATTAGTTGGTGTTGGTGGTTATGATTATGGGAATTGGAATGGTGGCCAACGCTCTCCATATGGAACGGGAGCTATTTGCATGAGAGGCTGTTGTTTTCCATCCTCGTTGGGAGGTTGCCTAAGTTGCTGCCCGCATGAATGGCAGTAA
- the N-24 gene encoding nodulin-24 precursor — protein MGSKMAILILGLLAMLLLISSEVAARNLKEAGEAVQETNEVADAKLVAGEAVQETNEVADTKLVGAGEAVQETNEVADTKLVGGGVVKQRNKVGYGKLVGVGGYDYGNWNGGQRSPYGTGAICMRGCCFPSSLGGCLSCCPHEWQ, from the exons ATGGGTTCAAAGATGGCTATACTGATCCTAGGCCTGTTGGCCATGCTCCTTTTGATCTCCTCAGAAGTGGCAGCCAGGAATTTAAAAGAGG CAGGTGAGGCTGTTCAAGAGACAAATGAAGTGGCTGATGCCAAATTAGTTGCTG GTGAGGCTGTTCAAGAGACAAATGAAGTGGCTGATACCAAATTagttggtg CAGGTGAGGCTGTTCAAGAGACAAATGAAGTGGCTGATACCAAATTagttggtg GTGGGGTTGTTAAACAGAGAAATAAAGTGGGTTATGGCAAATTAGTTGGTGTTGGTGGTTATGATTATGGGAATTGGAATGGTGGCCAACGCTCTCCATATGGAACGGGAGCTATTTGCATGAGAGGCTGTTGTTTTCCATCCTCGTTGGGAGGTTGCCTAAGTTGCTGCCCGCATGAATGGCAGTAA
- the N-24 gene encoding nodulin-24 isoform X9 — translation MGSKMAILILGLLAMLLLISSEVAARNLKEGEAVQETNEVADAKLVAGEAVQETNEVADTKLVGAGEAVQETNEVADTKLVGAGGVVKQRNKVGYGKLVGVGGYDYGNWNGGQRSPYGTGAICMRGCCFPSSLGGCLSCCPHEWQ, via the exons ATGGGTTCAAAGATGGCTATACTGATCCTAGGCCTGTTGGCCATGCTCCTTTTGATCTCCTCAGAAGTGGCAGCCAGGAATTTAAAAGAGG GTGAGGCTGTTCAAGAGACAAATGAAGTGGCTGATGCCAAATTAGTTGCTG GTGAGGCTGTTCAAGAGACAAATGAAGTGGCTGATACCAAATTagttggtg CAGGTGAGGCTGTTCAAGAGACAAATGAAGTGGCTGATACCAAATTagttggtg CAGGTGGGGTTGTTAAACAGAGAAATAAAGTGGGTTATGGCAAATTAGTTGGTGTTGGTGGTTATGATTATGGGAATTGGAATGGTGGCCAACGCTCTCCATATGGAACGGGAGCTATTTGCATGAGAGGCTGTTGTTTTCCATCCTCGTTGGGAGGTTGCCTAAGTTGCTGCCCGCATGAATGGCAGTAA
- the N-24 gene encoding nodulin-24 isoform X24 has product MGSKMAILILGLLAMLLLISSEVAARNLKEAGEAVQETNEVADAKLVAAGEAVQETNEVADTKLVGGEAVQETNEVADTKLVGGVVKQRNKVGYGKLVGVGGYDYGNWNGGQRSPYGTGAICMRGCCFPSSLGGCLSCCPHEWQ; this is encoded by the exons ATGGGTTCAAAGATGGCTATACTGATCCTAGGCCTGTTGGCCATGCTCCTTTTGATCTCCTCAGAAGTGGCAGCCAGGAATTTAAAAGAGG CAGGTGAGGCTGTTCAAGAGACAAATGAAGTGGCTGATGCCAAATTAGTTGCTG CAGGTGAGGCTGTTCAAGAGACAAATGAAGTGGCTGATACCAAATTagttggtg GTGAGGCTGTTCAAGAGACAAATGAAGTGGCTGATACCAAATTagttg GTGGGGTTGTTAAACAGAGAAATAAAGTGGGTTATGGCAAATTAGTTGGTGTTGGTGGTTATGATTATGGGAATTGGAATGGTGGCCAACGCTCTCCATATGGAACGGGAGCTATTTGCATGAGAGGCTGTTGTTTTCCATCCTCGTTGGGAGGTTGCCTAAGTTGCTGCCCGCATGAATGGCAGTAA
- the N-24 gene encoding nodulin-24 isoform X14: protein MGSKMAILILGLLAMLLLISSEVAARNLKEAGEAVQETNEVADAKLVAAGEAVQETNEVADTKLVGGEAVQETNEVADTKLVAGGVVKQRNKVGYGKLVGVGGYDYGNWNGGQRSPYGTGAICMRGCCFPSSLGGCLSCCPHEWQ from the exons ATGGGTTCAAAGATGGCTATACTGATCCTAGGCCTGTTGGCCATGCTCCTTTTGATCTCCTCAGAAGTGGCAGCCAGGAATTTAAAAGAGG CAGGTGAGGCTGTTCAAGAGACAAATGAAGTGGCTGATGCCAAATTAGTTGCTG CAGGTGAGGCTGTTCAAGAGACAAATGAAGTGGCTGATACCAAATTagttggtg GTGAGGCTGTTCAAGAGACAAATGAAGTGGCTGATACCAAATTagttg CAGGTGGGGTTGTTAAACAGAGAAATAAAGTGGGTTATGGCAAATTAGTTGGTGTTGGTGGTTATGATTATGGGAATTGGAATGGTGGCCAACGCTCTCCATATGGAACGGGAGCTATTTGCATGAGAGGCTGTTGTTTTCCATCCTCGTTGGGAGGTTGCCTAAGTTGCTGCCCGCATGAATGGCAGTAA
- the N-24 gene encoding nodulin-24 isoform X13, whose translation MGSKMAILILGLLAMLLLISSEVAARNLKEAGEAVQETNEVADAKLVAAGEAVQETNEVADTKLVGGEAVQETNEVADTKLVGGGVVKQRNKVGYGKLVGVGGYDYGNWNGGQRSPYGTGAICMRGCCFPSSLGGCLSCCPHEWQ comes from the exons ATGGGTTCAAAGATGGCTATACTGATCCTAGGCCTGTTGGCCATGCTCCTTTTGATCTCCTCAGAAGTGGCAGCCAGGAATTTAAAAGAGG CAGGTGAGGCTGTTCAAGAGACAAATGAAGTGGCTGATGCCAAATTAGTTGCTG CAGGTGAGGCTGTTCAAGAGACAAATGAAGTGGCTGATACCAAATTagttggtg GTGAGGCTGTTCAAGAGACAAATGAAGTGGCTGATACCAAATTagttggtg GTGGGGTTGTTAAACAGAGAAATAAAGTGGGTTATGGCAAATTAGTTGGTGTTGGTGGTTATGATTATGGGAATTGGAATGGTGGCCAACGCTCTCCATATGGAACGGGAGCTATTTGCATGAGAGGCTGTTGTTTTCCATCCTCGTTGGGAGGTTGCCTAAGTTGCTGCCCGCATGAATGGCAGTAA
- the N-24 gene encoding nodulin-24 isoform X27, with the protein MGSKMAILILGLLAMLLLISSEVAARNLKEAGEAVQETNEVADAKLVAGEAVQETNEVADTKLVGAGEAVQETNEVADTKLVGGVVKQRNKVGYGKLVGVGGYDYGNWNGGQRSPYGTGAICMRGCCFPSSLGGCLSCCPHEWQ; encoded by the exons ATGGGTTCAAAGATGGCTATACTGATCCTAGGCCTGTTGGCCATGCTCCTTTTGATCTCCTCAGAAGTGGCAGCCAGGAATTTAAAAGAGG CAGGTGAGGCTGTTCAAGAGACAAATGAAGTGGCTGATGCCAAATTAGTTGCTG GTGAGGCTGTTCAAGAGACAAATGAAGTGGCTGATACCAAATTagttggtg CAGGTGAGGCTGTTCAAGAGACAAATGAAGTGGCTGATACCAAATTagttg GTGGGGTTGTTAAACAGAGAAATAAAGTGGGTTATGGCAAATTAGTTGGTGTTGGTGGTTATGATTATGGGAATTGGAATGGTGGCCAACGCTCTCCATATGGAACGGGAGCTATTTGCATGAGAGGCTGTTGTTTTCCATCCTCGTTGGGAGGTTGCCTAAGTTGCTGCCCGCATGAATGGCAGTAA
- the N-24 gene encoding nodulin-24 isoform X18: protein MGSKMAILILGLLAMLLLISSEVAARNLKEAGEAVQETNEVADAKLVAGEAVQETNEVADTKLVGAGEAVQETNEVADTKLVAGGVVKQRNKVGYGKLVGVGGYDYGNWNGGQRSPYGTGAICMRGCCFPSSLGGCLSCCPHEWQ from the exons ATGGGTTCAAAGATGGCTATACTGATCCTAGGCCTGTTGGCCATGCTCCTTTTGATCTCCTCAGAAGTGGCAGCCAGGAATTTAAAAGAGG CAGGTGAGGCTGTTCAAGAGACAAATGAAGTGGCTGATGCCAAATTAGTTGCTG GTGAGGCTGTTCAAGAGACAAATGAAGTGGCTGATACCAAATTagttggtg CAGGTGAGGCTGTTCAAGAGACAAATGAAGTGGCTGATACCAAATTagttg CAGGTGGGGTTGTTAAACAGAGAAATAAAGTGGGTTATGGCAAATTAGTTGGTGTTGGTGGTTATGATTATGGGAATTGGAATGGTGGCCAACGCTCTCCATATGGAACGGGAGCTATTTGCATGAGAGGCTGTTGTTTTCCATCCTCGTTGGGAGGTTGCCTAAGTTGCTGCCCGCATGAATGGCAGTAA
- the N-24 gene encoding nodulin-24 isoform X15 has protein sequence MGSKMAILILGLLAMLLLISSEVAARNLKEAGEAVQETNEVADAKLVAAGEAVQETNEVADTKLVGEAVQETNEVADTKLVGAGGVVKQRNKVGYGKLVGVGGYDYGNWNGGQRSPYGTGAICMRGCCFPSSLGGCLSCCPHEWQ, from the exons ATGGGTTCAAAGATGGCTATACTGATCCTAGGCCTGTTGGCCATGCTCCTTTTGATCTCCTCAGAAGTGGCAGCCAGGAATTTAAAAGAGG CAGGTGAGGCTGTTCAAGAGACAAATGAAGTGGCTGATGCCAAATTAGTTGCTG CAGGTGAGGCTGTTCAAGAGACAAATGAAGTGGCTGATACCAAATTagttg GTGAGGCTGTTCAAGAGACAAATGAAGTGGCTGATACCAAATTagttggtg CAGGTGGGGTTGTTAAACAGAGAAATAAAGTGGGTTATGGCAAATTAGTTGGTGTTGGTGGTTATGATTATGGGAATTGGAATGGTGGCCAACGCTCTCCATATGGAACGGGAGCTATTTGCATGAGAGGCTGTTGTTTTCCATCCTCGTTGGGAGGTTGCCTAAGTTGCTGCCCGCATGAATGGCAGTAA
- the N-24 gene encoding nodulin-24 isoform X29 encodes MGSKMAILILGLLAMLLLISSEVAARNLKEAGEAVQETNEVADAKLVAAGEAVQETNEVADTKLVAGEAVQETNEVADTKLVGGVVKQRNKVGYGKLVGVGGYDYGNWNGGQRSPYGTGAICMRGCCFPSSLGGCLSCCPHEWQ; translated from the exons ATGGGTTCAAAGATGGCTATACTGATCCTAGGCCTGTTGGCCATGCTCCTTTTGATCTCCTCAGAAGTGGCAGCCAGGAATTTAAAAGAGG CAGGTGAGGCTGTTCAAGAGACAAATGAAGTGGCTGATGCCAAATTAGTTGCTG CAGGTGAGGCTGTTCAAGAGACAAATGAAGTGGCTGATACCAAATTagttg CAGGTGAGGCTGTTCAAGAGACAAATGAAGTGGCTGATACCAAATTagttg GTGGGGTTGTTAAACAGAGAAATAAAGTGGGTTATGGCAAATTAGTTGGTGTTGGTGGTTATGATTATGGGAATTGGAATGGTGGCCAACGCTCTCCATATGGAACGGGAGCTATTTGCATGAGAGGCTGTTGTTTTCCATCCTCGTTGGGAGGTTGCCTAAGTTGCTGCCCGCATGAATGGCAGTAA
- the N-24 gene encoding nodulin-24 isoform X19, with translation MGSKMAILILGLLAMLLLISSEVAARNLKEAGEAVQETNEVADAKLVAAGEAVQETNEVADTKLVAGEAVQETNEVADTKLVAGGVVKQRNKVGYGKLVGVGGYDYGNWNGGQRSPYGTGAICMRGCCFPSSLGGCLSCCPHEWQ, from the exons ATGGGTTCAAAGATGGCTATACTGATCCTAGGCCTGTTGGCCATGCTCCTTTTGATCTCCTCAGAAGTGGCAGCCAGGAATTTAAAAGAGG CAGGTGAGGCTGTTCAAGAGACAAATGAAGTGGCTGATGCCAAATTAGTTGCTG CAGGTGAGGCTGTTCAAGAGACAAATGAAGTGGCTGATACCAAATTagttg CAGGTGAGGCTGTTCAAGAGACAAATGAAGTGGCTGATACCAAATTagttg CAGGTGGGGTTGTTAAACAGAGAAATAAAGTGGGTTATGGCAAATTAGTTGGTGTTGGTGGTTATGATTATGGGAATTGGAATGGTGGCCAACGCTCTCCATATGGAACGGGAGCTATTTGCATGAGAGGCTGTTGTTTTCCATCCTCGTTGGGAGGTTGCCTAAGTTGCTGCCCGCATGAATGGCAGTAA
- the N-24 gene encoding nodulin-24 isoform X17: MGSKMAILILGLLAMLLLISSEVAARNLKEAGEAVQETNEVADAKLVAAGEAVQETNEVADTKLVAGEAVQETNEVADTKLVGGGVVKQRNKVGYGKLVGVGGYDYGNWNGGQRSPYGTGAICMRGCCFPSSLGGCLSCCPHEWQ, encoded by the exons ATGGGTTCAAAGATGGCTATACTGATCCTAGGCCTGTTGGCCATGCTCCTTTTGATCTCCTCAGAAGTGGCAGCCAGGAATTTAAAAGAGG CAGGTGAGGCTGTTCAAGAGACAAATGAAGTGGCTGATGCCAAATTAGTTGCTG CAGGTGAGGCTGTTCAAGAGACAAATGAAGTGGCTGATACCAAATTagttg CAGGTGAGGCTGTTCAAGAGACAAATGAAGTGGCTGATACCAAATTagttggtg GTGGGGTTGTTAAACAGAGAAATAAAGTGGGTTATGGCAAATTAGTTGGTGTTGGTGGTTATGATTATGGGAATTGGAATGGTGGCCAACGCTCTCCATATGGAACGGGAGCTATTTGCATGAGAGGCTGTTGTTTTCCATCCTCGTTGGGAGGTTGCCTAAGTTGCTGCCCGCATGAATGGCAGTAA
- the N-24 gene encoding nodulin-24 isoform X42 has product MGSKMAILILGLLAMLLLISSEVAARNLKEAGEAVQETNEVADAKLVAAGEAVQETNEVADTKLVGAGGVVKQRNKVGYGKLVGVGGYDYGNWNGGQRSPYGTGAICMRGCCFPSSLGGCLSCCPHEWQ; this is encoded by the exons ATGGGTTCAAAGATGGCTATACTGATCCTAGGCCTGTTGGCCATGCTCCTTTTGATCTCCTCAGAAGTGGCAGCCAGGAATTTAAAAGAGG CAGGTGAGGCTGTTCAAGAGACAAATGAAGTGGCTGATGCCAAATTAGTTGCTG CAGGTGAGGCTGTTCAAGAGACAAATGAAGTGGCTGATACCAAATTagttggtg CAGGTGGGGTTGTTAAACAGAGAAATAAAGTGGGTTATGGCAAATTAGTTGGTGTTGGTGGTTATGATTATGGGAATTGGAATGGTGGCCAACGCTCTCCATATGGAACGGGAGCTATTTGCATGAGAGGCTGTTGTTTTCCATCCTCGTTGGGAGGTTGCCTAAGTTGCTGCCCGCATGAATGGCAGTAA
- the N-24 gene encoding nodulin-24 isoform X48, with product MGSKMAILILGLLAMLLLISSEVAARNLKEAGEAVQETNEVADAKLVAGEAVQETNEVADTKLVAGGVVKQRNKVGYGKLVGVGGYDYGNWNGGQRSPYGTGAICMRGCCFPSSLGGCLSCCPHEWQ from the exons ATGGGTTCAAAGATGGCTATACTGATCCTAGGCCTGTTGGCCATGCTCCTTTTGATCTCCTCAGAAGTGGCAGCCAGGAATTTAAAAGAGG CAGGTGAGGCTGTTCAAGAGACAAATGAAGTGGCTGATGCCAAATTAGTTGCTG GTGAGGCTGTTCAAGAGACAAATGAAGTGGCTGATACCAAATTagttg CAGGTGGGGTTGTTAAACAGAGAAATAAAGTGGGTTATGGCAAATTAGTTGGTGTTGGTGGTTATGATTATGGGAATTGGAATGGTGGCCAACGCTCTCCATATGGAACGGGAGCTATTTGCATGAGAGGCTGTTGTTTTCCATCCTCGTTGGGAGGTTGCCTAAGTTGCTGCCCGCATGAATGGCAGTAA
- the N-24 gene encoding nodulin-24 isoform X41, with protein MGSKMAILILGLLAMLLLISSEVAARNLKEAGEAVQETNEVADAKLVAGEAVQETNEVADTKLVGEAVQETNEVADTKLVGGVVKQRNKVGYGKLVGVGGYDYGNWNGGQRSPYGTGAICMRGCCFPSSLGGCLSCCPHEWQ; from the exons ATGGGTTCAAAGATGGCTATACTGATCCTAGGCCTGTTGGCCATGCTCCTTTTGATCTCCTCAGAAGTGGCAGCCAGGAATTTAAAAGAGG CAGGTGAGGCTGTTCAAGAGACAAATGAAGTGGCTGATGCCAAATTAGTTGCTG GTGAGGCTGTTCAAGAGACAAATGAAGTGGCTGATACCAAATTagttg GTGAGGCTGTTCAAGAGACAAATGAAGTGGCTGATACCAAATTagttg GTGGGGTTGTTAAACAGAGAAATAAAGTGGGTTATGGCAAATTAGTTGGTGTTGGTGGTTATGATTATGGGAATTGGAATGGTGGCCAACGCTCTCCATATGGAACGGGAGCTATTTGCATGAGAGGCTGTTGTTTTCCATCCTCGTTGGGAGGTTGCCTAAGTTGCTGCCCGCATGAATGGCAGTAA
- the N-24 gene encoding nodulin-24 isoform X25 — MGSKMAILILGLLAMLLLISSEVAARNLKEAGEAVQETNEVADAKLVAGEAVQETNEVADTKLVGGEAVQETNEVADTKLVGGGVVKQRNKVGYGKLVGVGGYDYGNWNGGQRSPYGTGAICMRGCCFPSSLGGCLSCCPHEWQ; from the exons ATGGGTTCAAAGATGGCTATACTGATCCTAGGCCTGTTGGCCATGCTCCTTTTGATCTCCTCAGAAGTGGCAGCCAGGAATTTAAAAGAGG CAGGTGAGGCTGTTCAAGAGACAAATGAAGTGGCTGATGCCAAATTAGTTGCTG GTGAGGCTGTTCAAGAGACAAATGAAGTGGCTGATACCAAATTagttggtg GTGAGGCTGTTCAAGAGACAAATGAAGTGGCTGATACCAAATTagttggtg GTGGGGTTGTTAAACAGAGAAATAAAGTGGGTTATGGCAAATTAGTTGGTGTTGGTGGTTATGATTATGGGAATTGGAATGGTGGCCAACGCTCTCCATATGGAACGGGAGCTATTTGCATGAGAGGCTGTTGTTTTCCATCCTCGTTGGGAGGTTGCCTAAGTTGCTGCCCGCATGAATGGCAGTAA